In Paroedura picta isolate Pp20150507F chromosome 15, Ppicta_v3.0, whole genome shotgun sequence, the genomic window TTAGGGAACGAATGGGGCTAGGAGGAAGGTTGCAGAAGCTGTTGTATTCTGTGTAGGCCCTGAACAGACCTGAACAGGATTTTTGCCCACTCACCCCCACCCTGAGTAGGGGACTTGCTAAGATTAACAGTGCGATCCTGAGGAGAGTTACCCCTGTCTAAGTCCAGTGAAGtcagtggcctgggggggggaaggggtgtacAGTTGAGGAGTGTGCTGCAACCCCCTTGGGGGAGGTACAAAGGGCCAGCACAGAACCAACAGAAGGCCCGCTCCAAGCATCTGTCTTCAGAGGCTgagttgtgagggggggggggtctacaggGCCATACTGACtggactctccccctcccctccaccctcagGTCCTTCTTTCCACTCCCTCGTggccagggtggtttgccatcttTTCCAGAAGTAGCTCTGGCTTGGCAGGTAGCCAGAGGAGCAGCTGCCCCTGTCTCCTGAGCCTGTGGGGTGGCAGGCCTTGTCTCTGGTGGCCAAACAGCTTCTCTTTCCCCTGCTGCAGGCAAGACTGTGAGAGATGACTTTGTGGGCGTTCCTGAGAAGCCACGTCCAGATGGCCTGTCCTTTGCAGAAAGTGGCTCTGCTTCAAAGCCCCCCCATGTGGGGGCCACCGAGGCTGGTGAGGGTCAGCCCCCATTCCTGTGGCACTGTGAGGCCTTGAGGCTTacgtggtggggtggggtggggggtggccttCTTCCTTTAGGCGTGCCCCTtgccttcccaaccaggattgGGGGGCCTGTCCTATTTCCCCTATGCTGGGGCATGCAACTCTCCCCCCCAACCCAGAAGGAAGAGATAGTTCATCGGTGTGGGTGCTGGGCCTGGGCCATTTTTCAGCACTGGCCAGCAGGGTCTCCTCTTTCAAGCCTTTCTTTTCAAGAATGAGAGTGAGGGTCGGGGTTATCTGTGCTGGGCTTTTGAGAACCTCCATACCCAGAGTACAGTGTTTCCTTGGGGTGTTTTCCAGGTGtgtgttcgtgtgtgtgtgtgtgtgcgggggggtcACCTGTGTGGACATTCCAGCTGGTATGGGAGATCCTGAGCCCAACACAGTCCATGGAGGGGAGACTGAGATGCATCTAACTGGGCAGAGCTGCTGAGTTTCAGGGGAGCAgtgctggtgggggaggggttggccCAGGCTCTTTGTGGCTCTTGGGAGTGTCCCTGCCACTGAGGGCCAGTCTCCCCTTCCGTGGCATCTACTCTCAGTCCACATCAGCTCTGCCTTGCCCCGTTGCCCTTCAAGATCCCCCAGCACTGAAGCTTCCTGCGGAGCTGGAGGTGGAGCTGGAGGAGCGAGATGGCGAGCCCCTCTTGGAGGCAGAAGCTGCCTCTCGGGCCACAGAGCAGAAGAGGGCCAAGCTGGCAAACGGCAGCGTCCCTGAGGAGGAGAGTGAATCTGGAGGCACCGACTCTGGACCAGAGAACGGAGCTGGCGAAATGAGGCTGCTGCGCTCCGGAACGTACAGTGAGCGGACCGAGTCCAAAGCGTACGGGTCGGTCACACACAAGTGTGAGGTGAGCCACGTGGGGggttctccctcctcccactgtcCTACAGACTGCTTGTCCAAGCATGGGGCCACCTTTGTGTCATGTGGGCCAGCCggctgtgggtgggtggctgcAAAGGTTTGGATTTGAAGTTAGCTCCTGCCTGGACTTCGCTGAAGAGGCAGCCAGCGCCCTCTAGCCCCTAGCTGCCCCCAGTCGGTTTGCTTACTGTACGTGCTGTCTCTTGAGAGATCTGCTCACAGCTGCTTGCATGTCAAAACAATCCTAAAATCACAAACCTGACAGTGTAGGTGATCCATATTaagagcaggctataaaaacagcGTGGCTCACAAGATGGAGCACCTCAGCGTGCCCTCTTCAAGGGCCCCTCAGGTCACGAGGCAAAGGAAAAGAGCAAACTTCTTTGCCGGAAAGGCGAAGTCCAGGGGAGCCATAGGTGGGCGGGCAAATGGACGGGCATCCCAAAGATGTTGTGCCCCCACTGGAGGAGCCCTGGCCCTGCTTACTGCCCTCCTCCTcgaagaagaagaggggaatgCTTCCATCCAGCTGGGCTCTCTGCCACACTGTCCTCTGGTTCTGGgattggggggagaggcagaggttGCACATGGCCATGGGGTGTCCATGCATGAGGGTTTGATGCAGCTGCCCAAGGTGCtggtgggccttccttttgggcCTAGCTGGGGCttgccgagggagggagggagggaggaggtggtggCAAGGCAGCTTCCCTGGGCAGAGGCTCACCCAACCTTTTTCTGTAGGACTGTGGGAAGGAGTTCACTCACACAGGGAACTTCAAGCGGCACATtcgcatccacacaggggagaagcccttttCCTGCCGGGAGTGTGCGAAAGCCTTTTCCGACCCGGCAGCCTGCAAAGCCCATGAAAAGACCCACAGGTGGGTGGGAGAGTGGTGTGGAGGTGGGGTCTCAGGAAGAGGGCCTGTCAGGCAAAGGTCCCCCAGAGTTCACACAAGGAGAAATTTGGCTCCTTTTGGCAAAAGACTTGGTGGCATTCAGTGAAGCAGATGGGCAGtcggttcaggatggacaaaacaaaatatgacttcacagaatcatagagttggaaggggccatacaggccctctaccacctgctcaacgcaggatcagccctaagcatcctaaagacttTACACAGAGTGATGAAAATATGGCATTCTCTGCCAGAGGGTTTCATGAGGGCCACAGGAAcaagcagctttcaaagggggccaggttgattcatggaggataggtttatcagtggctactagccatgggggcTGAGGGGAGCCTCTATGTTCACAAAGCCATGAGGCAGcgtcaggggaaggcttcagcatctcagccctcttgttggccctcttAAAGAACGGGTTGGCCAcagagacaggatactggactagatggaccctccctgatctgatccagcagggctcctctgatgttcacTGAAGCTGCATTGCTGTGATCTGATGGGAGACACGAAAGGGAGGAGGCGGATCCCCCCTTCCTGGGGAGGTATGGTTTCTGTGGAACTGGGAGGCTCCATTTCTAGTTCCACCTAAGAGCTGgccaaagggaaagggaaatccTCTGTTTGGAATCACACTTATCTCTTGAGCAGCTCTGCTGCTGTGGTCCATCCCTGCCCCCTCCATCCTGCCCCAGGCTGAGAGTCCAAGAGTTGTGCAGACGCTGGGTGCTGGACAGAGCTCTTGTGGCCAAGAAAACAGTCACCAGACTCTTGATGTGAAGTTGCTGCACCTTCAGACCCTGCTTGAGACCGCTCACAAGATAACATCAAATGTAATCGTAAAGAATAACAAacctataaccccccccccccccaacacacacacatatagacaATTCAGCAACTGCGATGATCCTCCTAAGAGCCTGGGGGCGCAGCACAGATCAAAAAGACAGAGAAACTACCCCACCCCTTAAAGATGGGACAGGAAGACGGGCCTTGGCTGGGTGCCTCAAATTGTCGGGTAGGCTGTAGGTTAGCTTTCCTGGGGAAGGGCATTCCACAGGCAAGGGGCGACCACTGATGAAGGCCTGTCTGTGTTTCCTGTCCACATCTCTTCTGCtgaaagcaggtttgggaaggaGGGTCTTGACTGGCAGAACTCCTGGGAGGTCTTAAGGCCCCATACCAGTTATGGCTCTTTTCAGTAGAAATGGAGGGCTTCAAGACCCCGAAAGCTGCCTTCTCTGCTATCTCCCCAAATTGTGACTAACTGCCCTGCCAATGGCTTGTTCTTTTTTGGGTGGGACTGTGGGTTCTTGGAACTTGTCTTGGCCAACAACCATTCCAGAGATATGCTGTTCTTGCTGCTCTGGCTGCATTCAgagtagccccctcccccccgcctgcccccccttcccgcccTACAGCCCCCTGAAGCCCTACAGCTGCGAGGAGTGTGGCAAGAGCTACCGCCTGATCagcctcctgaacctgcacaagAAGCGCCACACGGGGGAGGCCAAGTACCGTTGCGAGGACTGTGGCAAGCTCTTCACCACCTCCGGCAACTTGAAGCGCCACCAGCTGGTGCACAGcggggagaagccctaccagTGCGACTACTGTGGGCGGTCCTTCTCTGATCCTACCTCCAAGATGCGCCACCTGGAGACCCACGACACAGACAAGGAGCACAAATGCCCCCACTGTGAGAAGAAGTTCAACCAGGTGAGGCCGGGCTGGGGCAGGGCACACCGGCAGGAACGGCGGAGGCGGCCTCGCGCTCACGGGCAGTCTCACCCCTCTGCCGGCAGGTGGGGAACCTCAAGGCCCATTTGAAGATCCACATCGCAGATGGGCCACTCAAGTGCCGGGAGTGTGGGAAGCAGTTTACCACCTCAGGTGCGGAGCTAGGGGGGCAGGCTGGCAGTAGGGGTGGGAGGCTCATGTTGGGCATTCTCACAGTGCCAGATTCCCCACAGGCAACCTGAAGCGACACTTGCGCATCCACAGTGGAGAGAAGCCCTACATCTGTGTGCATTGCCAACGCCAGTTTGCTGACCCTGGAGCTATGCAGCGCCATGTCCGCATCCACACGGGTGAGCTGCTGTGGGAGGTGGAGGTGGGTGGGCTAGTGGTCCTCCCTCATCTGGGCCAGCCTGGGAGGTCCTGCCCATAGAGCACTGGTCATGGCGGTCTGGGCCCATCTCATGCCTGAAGCAAAGGAGCTCTGGGCAGGGTGGGAGCTGGTCTGCTGAAGGCAGTTTGGATTTCAAGAGCCACCTGGAACCTTGTTCCTGTGAGCCTGTCTGCTCCAACCCTGCCCTTCTGCTCTTCCTTCCCAGGCGAGAAGCCGTGCCAGTGTCTGATCTGTGGCAAAGCCTTCACCCAGGCCAGCTCACTCATTGCTCATGTGCGCcaacacacaggagagaagccttaTGTTTGCGAACGCTGCGGCAAGAGGTGAGGGccctgctctccccacccccaccagagcCAAACAATTCTGGGCCTGCCTCCCTTTGGCCTGCTGCAGTCCCCCACAGGCAGCTTCTGAGCCCGCTTGTCCCACAGGCCTTTGGGCCGATGGCAGTGTGGCCCACTGGCCGTCCTTGAGTTGCCatccctcccccacacatacaccagGGAAGGGCTGGAAATGGCAGCTGACCAGGCCCTAACCCCAACCCCAGGGAAGGAGGAGACTTGGCTAATGTGCTTCTGGCACCAATTTCAGGTGCTGTGAGAACCTTcaaagccccttccccccccccccgacccttagGGCCATTCCATAAACTAACCTCTGCTGCTTGGCTCTGGCACCTGACCTTGCCCTCAGACCTCCCCCCCTCATGCTGCTGCTTCTGGGCTTGGGGCCTCCTTGGCTTGCCAGATCAAAACATCCCCTCTCTTAGCTGCATTCTCAGACAGGAGCATGTGCATTTGGGAGCCCACCCTGAGGCTGGATGCTCAGAAGTGGCccaaagagagggaaggagggagagcaggGCTTCTTCCTGGCTCTCTCATCAGGCTGGTAATGTTGCCTGCTTCCCGCAAGGGTCCAAACTGCATTAGAGCCGACCCCTCGGCCCCAGCCCGGAGGGCTCAGCACTGGCTGCTCTGCATTTGTGGCAGGACTGGAACCGGCTTTGCAGTCCTCCCATGGGAGCTGATTCTGGGGCAGGCTTGGCAGTTTCCCTGATGCCCTGGTTTGCCTctgtctccttccccccaggtTTGTCCAGTCGAGCCAGCTAGCCAATCACATTCGCCACCATGACAACATCCGGCCCCACAAGTGCAGTGTCTGCAATAAGGCCTTTGTCAACGTGGGGGACCTTTCCAAACACATAATCATCCATACAGGTGAGGCCAGGGACTATGTGTTTTCTGTGGTGGTGGGGCTCACAAGTCTAGGGCTAACTGGGAAAGGGAAGCAGGGACAGTTGTGGGGAGGACCATGCTGAGCTGCCCCCATGTCACCAAGAGTCAGCCAGTCCTGAATGAGCAGAAACCAATGCCCGCTTTTGGTCCTTGGTTCCGCACAGGTGAGAAGCCATTCCTCTGTGACAAATGTGGCCGTGGGTTCAACCGTGTGGATAACCTTCGTTCCCACGTGAAGACTGTCCACCAGGGCAAAGCTGGGATGAAGCTGCTGGAAGGTGGAGAAGGGGATGATCTCAACATTGTGACTGTGGCCTCCGATGAGATGGTGACCCTGGCCACAGAAGCGCTGGCGGCCACGGCTGTCACTCAGCTCACAGGTGCGTTGAGGCTTCTTTGGGCCAGGAAGGGGCTCGGCCCACCCTTGCTCAGCTCGGGGTGGAGAATGGAGGACCaggctgggaggtgctgccaggcaCCTGGCACTCTGCGTGTCCCCCAAGGACTTCTGTGGCTTGCACCCGTATTCACTGGAAATGCTGTCATAAGGTCCAGGGCAGCCTGCATTGGGACAGCCAGCCTGGCAGctgtgggagtgggagtggggctTCCGTACCACCTGACagttccctcttcctctctctgctTTTTGAACACATCGATTTTTGCAGCAAGGACTGCAAGAGATCCTACCCATGCTGCAACTCAGTCCTTTCTCACAGCTGCCGTGGCTGGATGAATGCAGCTTTCCTTCCCCACATGTGTGGGGGGCACAATTTGCACCCCACGGGCTGCGGGCAGGAGTTGTCTCTGGATACATCTTTTGACCGCCATGGCTTCCTTCCCAGTGGTCCCAGTGGCAGCTCCAGTCACAGCAGATGAGACAGAAGCCCTGAAGGCGGAGATTACCAAGGCAGTGAAGCAGGTGCAAGAAGCAGGTGAGCCCTCAGGCTGGCTGTGtagcagctggctggggggttTGGTTCTCAGGGCTCTCCAGCCCTCCGATGCAATGCATGCCTAGTTTGGTCTCAATACTGGCAACAAAAGAGCCCGTCAGCCACTAGAGGTGAAGAGCAGCCACCAGTGGAAAGCAGCAAAGGGACATGAAGGGCGGAGTTTCAAGGGGAAATGTGCAGGCTTGGGATTCCCCCAAAGAGCTCCCCAGCCCCTCCAGCTGTACTGCACAAGCTTTGCTTTTCAGGCCATTTCAAATATGCTGAAGGTTCAGTCTAGGATAAGGAGCCAGCTTTGAAAGCCAGCCAGCTTAGCTGTCCTCTCTGCTTTGCTCc contains:
- the ZBTB17 gene encoding zinc finger and BTB domain-containing protein 17 isoform X3, with amino-acid sequence MAAMHFPQHSKRVLEQLNQQRQLGLLCDCTFVVDGIDFKAHKAVLAACSQYFRMLFVDQKDVVHLDISNAAGLEQVLEFMYTARLSLSVENVDDVLAVASFLQMQEIISACNTLRALSGPAETCPGQAGPSTAGQEKAAGANTVAEGMLCEVKEAAQALSGGLKKDEDEETKENGGTEGQAGPRAIEGSGKTVRDDFVGVPEKPRPDGLSFAESGSASKPPHVGATEADPPALKLPAELEVELEERDGEPLLEAEAASRATEQKRAKLANGSVPEEESESGGTDSGPENGAGEMRLLRSGTYSERTESKAYGSVTHKCEDCGKEFTHTGNFKRHIRIHTGEKPFSCRECAKAFSDPAACKAHEKTHSPLKPYSCEECGKSYRLISLLNLHKKRHTGEAKYRCEDCGKLFTTSGNLKRHQLVHSGEKPYQCDYCGRSFSDPTSKMRHLETHDTDKEHKCPHCEKKFNQVGNLKAHLKIHIADGPLKCRECGKQFTTSGNLKRHLRIHSGEKPYICVHCQRQFADPGAMQRHVRIHTGEKPCQCLICGKAFTQASSLIAHVRQHTGEKPYVCERCGKRFVQSSQLANHIRHHDNIRPHKCSVCNKAFVNVGDLSKHIIIHTGEKPFLCDKCGRGFNRVDNLRSHVKTVHQGKAGMKLLEGGEGDDLNIVTVASDEMVTLATEALAATAVTQLTAAVAG
- the ZBTB17 gene encoding zinc finger and BTB domain-containing protein 17 isoform X1, with amino-acid sequence MAAMHFPQHSKRVLEQLNQQRQLGLLCDCTFVVDGIDFKAHKAVLAACSQYFRMLFVDQKDVVHLDISNAAGLEQVLEFMYTARLSLSVENVDDVLAVASFLQMQEIISACNTLRALSGPAETCPGQAGPSTAGQEKAAGANTVAEGMLCEVKEAAQALSGGLKKDEDEETKENGGTEGQAGPRAIEGSGKTVRDDFVGVPEKPRPDGLSFAESGSASKPPHVGATEADPPALKLPAELEVELEERDGEPLLEAEAASRATEQKRAKLANGSVPEEESESGGTDSGPENGAGEMRLLRSGTYSERTESKAYGSVTHKCEDCGKEFTHTGNFKRHIRIHTGEKPFSCRECAKAFSDPAACKAHEKTHSPLKPYSCEECGKSYRLISLLNLHKKRHTGEAKYRCEDCGKLFTTSGNLKRHQLVHSGEKPYQCDYCGRSFSDPTSKMRHLETHDTDKEHKCPHCEKKFNQVGNLKAHLKIHIADGPLKCRECGKQFTTSGNLKRHLRIHSGEKPYICVHCQRQFADPGAMQRHVRIHTGEKPCQCLICGKAFTQASSLIAHVRQHTGEKPYVCERCGKRFVQSSQLANHIRHHDNIRPHKCSVCNKAFVNVGDLSKHIIIHTGEKPFLCDKCGRGFNRVDNLRSHVKTVHQGKAGMKLLEGGEGDDLNIVTVASDEMVTLATEALAATAVTQLTVVPVAAPVTADETEALKAEITKAVKQVQEADPNTQILYACDSCGEKFLDANSLAQHVRIHTAQALVMFQADTDFYQQYGTTTAWQSEQVLPSGELLFRARDGSEVPPSLTEASLPAGAPGPAE
- the ZBTB17 gene encoding zinc finger and BTB domain-containing protein 17 isoform X2 → MAAMHFPQHSKRVLEQLNQQRQLGLLCDCTFVVDGIDFKAHKAVLAACSQYFRMLFVDQKDVVHLDISNAAGLEQVLEFMYTARLSLSVENVDDVLAVASFLQMQEIISACNTLRALSGPAETCPGQAGPSTAGQEKAAGANTVAEGMLCEVKEAAQALSGGLKKDEDEETKENGGTEGQAGPRAIEGSGKTVRDDFVGVPEKPRPDGLSFAESGSASKPPHVGATEADPPALKLPAELEVELEERDGEPLLEAEAASRATEQKRAKLANGSVPEEESESGGTDSGPENGAGEMRLLRSGTYSERTESKAYGSVTHKCEDCGKEFTHTGNFKRHIRIHTGEKPFSCRECAKAFSDPAACKAHEKTHSPLKPYSCEECGKSYRLISLLNLHKKRHTGEAKYRCEDCGKLFTTSGNLKRHQLVHSGEKPYQCDYCGRSFSDPTSKMRHLETHDTDKEHKCPHCEKKFNQVGNLKAHLKIHIADGPLKCRECGKQFTTSGNLKRHLRIHSGEKPYICVHCQRQFADPGAMQRHVRIHTGEKPCQCLICGKAFTQASSLIAHVRQHTGEKPYVCERCGKRFVQSSQLANHIRHHDNIRPHKCSVCNKAFVNVGDLSKHIIIHTGEKPFLCDKCGRGFNRVDNLRSHVKTVHQGKAGMKLLEGGEGDDLNIVTVASDEMVTLATEALAATAVTQLTARTARDPTHAATQSFLTAAVAG